The genome window AGAACGTCAAGGGACTCATCAGCGACGTCGAAGAGGAGTACGACGAGGGAGCACCGGTTGACATCGTCCTCGAGCGCGCCGCAGAGATCGGCATGGACCAGTCGAAAGCCGAACACGAGATCGAGAAGCTCAAACAGAAAGGCGAGGTGTACGAGCCGAGTACGGACAACCTGCGGACGACCTGAACGACCGCCACGAGACCTATCAAGACGGTTCTCGGAAGGAGCGGAAAATACCGACGACGGTACAGTGTCGCAGTCGAGGGTGTACCGACGATCGTTCAGGAGAGGTCTCGCAGCGTCTCGACCGTCGATCGGATGGTCACTGTCGCGACCCCGGCAACCTCGGCAGCGGCAGCCTGCGTCAGCGTCGGCCACTCTTCGCGTTCACTGGCGGCCTGATACAGACAGGCTGCGGCGACGCCGCTCGGGTTTCGTCCGCCGAGGCGACCGGCCTCGAGTAACGCAGTGGCGTGTTCGTGAGCACGGTGTTCGACGGCGGTTCCGACCTCGAGTTTGGAGGCGTATCGCGGAAGGTACTGCGTCGGATCGATGGGGCCGGTCTGGAGACCGAGGTCGCGGTTGACGGCGTCGTAGGCGACTTTCAGTTCGTTCTCGTCGGCGCGGGCGACGACGACGATCTCGTCGACGGTACGCGGAGTCGACTGGGTCCGACACGTCGCGTAGATGGCGGCGGCCGCAAACCCCTCGATCGACCGTCCCTGGAGCAAGCCTTCCGACTGGGCCGACTCGAACAGGGAACACGCCTGTTCCTGTAGCGACTTGGGGAGCGAAAGCGACGATGCGATCCGACCGATCTCGGTAAAGCCGTACACCTGATTGCGCTCTGCTTTCGAGGAGATTCGAGTGCGATTATGTTCACGTCGAAGTCTGGCGATCTGGCGGCGCTTTCGGCCGGTTACCCTGACCTCGTAGTTCGTCCCCGAACCGGTTCCATATCCGATCTCGGTCGACAGCCCTCGGTCGTGTCGAGAGCGCGTGAGCGGTGCACCCGTGCGCCGGCGCTCGGTCTCCTCGTCGTCGAACGATCGCCACTCGGGACCACGGTCGATCGCGGCTTCGCCATCGACGAGTCCGCACTTCTCACAGACCATCTCGGTCCCTGTTCGTCGTACTCTCCCGTTACATTCCGGGCAGGCTACAGACCAGTCCATCTCCACCATTGGTGATAACTACCTAACACAACATCGATCGTGATTGTATTTAAACTATTGGTGATGGAAATAACCTTCGGTGAGACAGTTCTAGTGTCGACCGGCAAGGGTGGACCCGGAGTGGTCGAGTGACCCGATTCAGTCGTCGAACCCGTCGACATATCCCGGGGAAGACAGAGGTCCTCATTCGGATGGGTCAACAACCACCGTATTTGACAGCCAGCTATCCGCTTTATGCGTGTGCTCGAGGTAGGACGCGACAGCGATTTCGGTGACCCTAGCAATGACCGAGCAACGAACGGATCCCTACCAGTGGCGAGTTCCCGACGGCGCATCACCAACTGCACCCCACATCGCGTCGATGACCTGGCGAGATGGCCTGTTCGCACACTGGCCGATCGAGCCCGATGCCTTGCGACCACACGTTCCGCGGGCGCTCACGCTCGAGACGAGAGACGGATCGGCGTGGGTGAGCGTGTTGCCGTTCGTCCTCGTCAACGCAGGCCTTCGCGGCACGCCGTCGGTCACCAGGCTGGCGTTTCCCGAACTCGACGTCAGAACGTACGTCCGCTACCGGGGCGACCCTGGCCTGTTTTTCTTCAGCATCGACGTTGGGAACTCGCTGGTCGCCGGGACCGTAGCCCGGACGACGCGTCTGCCAGTACAGTACGCCCGCATGCGCGTCGGTTCGGGCGGGGAAGGAGTCGGCTTTTCGAGCACCCGAGACGCCCGACCGTTCGAGAGGGACGCCCTCGCCCGGTTCGAAGCGACGTACGAACCAGTCGACGACAGCGTCCAGCCCGAACCCGGAACACTCGAGCACTGGCTCGTCGAACGGCGACGGTTCTACGCGCCGACGGACGGTGGGTTACTGGCCGGCGAGTTCGCCCACGATCCGTGGCCGCTCCAGCCGGCCGACGTGACGATTCACGAGAACACGATGTTCGAGGCCAACGGGTTGCCAACGCCCATCGAGGAGCCGATCGTTCACTACTGCGGAGAACTCGAGATGACAGGATCGATCCCACGTCGCGTCTGAGGCAACTGGTTTTCGGTAGCTCGGGTCGTCGAGAAGGAACTCGAGTCGACCCCGACGTCGTTAGTTCGACTTGTCGACCCCGACGAGATCGTACGGCTGGCCAGCGTCGCCTGCCATCGCCCGTTCGTAGACGACGTGGGCGGTGGCGACGTCCTGGATCGCGAGGCCAGTCGAGTCGAAGACGGTGACGCCGGTGTCGTCGACTCGACCGTCTGTCGCCCCGACGACGAGTTCGCCGATTTCGGCGTCGATATCGACATCGGTGAGCGTGCCGTCGTGGTACGGGACGTTGATCTCGCCGGAGTGTGTACACTGTTCGTGGTCGTCGATGACGATCGTCGCGGCCTCGAGGAGGGCGTCGGTTAGTTCGTGTTTGCCCTCGGCGTCAGCACCGATCGCGTTGACGTGGGTATGCTCGGCGACGTCGTCGAGGTCGACGATCGGGTCTCTGACGGGAGTCACCGTCGAGAGGACGTCGCAGTGGCCTGCCTCGGAGATCGAACCTGCACGGACGTCGAATCGGTCGCCGAAGGCGTCGACGAACCGATCGATACGCGACTCATCCATATCCGCGACGACGACGTCTTCGATCGGTCGGACCTCGCTGATCGCCTCGAGTTGCGTGTACGACTGGACGCCCGCGCCGACGATCCCCAGACTCGAGGCGTCTTCGACGGCGAGATACTCCGTGGCGACCGCTGCGGCCGCGCCCGTCCGTTTCATCGTCAGCGCCGTCCCGTCCATGATCGCGAGCGGGAACGCGGTCACGGGGTCGGAGTA of Natrarchaeobaculum sulfurireducens contains these proteins:
- a CDS encoding YqjF family protein, with the protein product MTEQRTDPYQWRVPDGASPTAPHIASMTWRDGLFAHWPIEPDALRPHVPRALTLETRDGSAWVSVLPFVLVNAGLRGTPSVTRLAFPELDVRTYVRYRGDPGLFFFSIDVGNSLVAGTVARTTRLPVQYARMRVGSGGEGVGFSSTRDARPFERDALARFEATYEPVDDSVQPEPGTLEHWLVERRRFYAPTDGGLLAGEFAHDPWPLQPADVTIHENTMFEANGLPTPIEEPIVHYCGELEMTGSIPRRV
- a CDS encoding ornithine cyclodeaminase family protein, with the protein product MNTLLLGSSDVDENAEMTKVIDAVELAFGAFERGDTQMPAKSYIDLPQYNGDFRSMPAYLDTGEWDAAGIKWVNVHPDNPDDHDLPTVLGTMIYSDPVTAFPLAIMDGTALTMKRTGAAAAVATEYLAVEDASSLGIVGAGVQSYTQLEAISEVRPIEDVVVADMDESRIDRFVDAFGDRFDVRAGSISEAGHCDVLSTVTPVRDPIVDLDDVAEHTHVNAIGADAEGKHELTDALLEAATIVIDDHEQCTHSGEINVPYHDGTLTDVDIDAEIGELVVGATDGRVDDTGVTVFDSTGLAIQDVATAHVVYERAMAGDAGQPYDLVGVDKSN
- a CDS encoding transcription initiation factor IIB, with the translated sequence MDWSVACPECNGRVRRTGTEMVCEKCGLVDGEAAIDRGPEWRSFDDEETERRRTGAPLTRSRHDRGLSTEIGYGTGSGTNYEVRVTGRKRRQIARLRREHNRTRISSKAERNQVYGFTEIGRIASSLSLPKSLQEQACSLFESAQSEGLLQGRSIEGFAAAAIYATCRTQSTPRTVDEIVVVARADENELKVAYDAVNRDLGLQTGPIDPTQYLPRYASKLEVGTAVEHRAHEHATALLEAGRLGGRNPSGVAAACLYQAASEREEWPTLTQAAAAEVAGVATVTIRSTVETLRDLS